The Pseudomonas sp. SCA2728.1_7 DNA segment CCGGTGCCGGGGCTGGCGTCGGTTTGATCGGGTTGCCGTTCTTGTTGAACTTGCGTTCTTGCGGCTCGTCCGGGGTCTGATCGTAAGCCGCTTGCTCGCGCTCAGCCTGACGCTGTTCCGGGGTGCGACGCTCGCCAGTGACGAACTGATCCGGCAGCACTTTGATCAACAGCAGTTTGCACGGCAGCGCGCCGTTCCAGAACGAATACTGTTTATGGCTGCGAATGCCCATGCGCTTGCCCAGATCCGGCGCGCCGGTGAACACCGCCGCTTCCCAGTTCAGGCAGGCCTGACGCAGACGCTCGCCGAGGTTCTGGTAGAGATACAACAGGCTGGCTTCGTCACCGAGACGCTCGCCGTACGGTGGGTTGCAGATCACCAGACCTTTCTGGTTCTGATCCGGACGCGGCTCGAAAGTCGCGACTTCGCCCTGGTAGATCTTGATCCACTCGCTCAGGCCCGCACGCTCAACGTTGTTGCGGCCCGGCTGAATCAGACGAGGGTCGGCTTCGTAACCGCGAATCCACAGCGGTGGCTTGGCCAGACCGGCAGCGGCGCGCTCGACGGCCTCTTCGTGGAGTTTTTTCCACAGCGCCGGCACGTGACCGAGCCACGCGGTGAAGCCCCACTGCTCACGACGCAGGTTCGGCGCCATGTCGGCGGCAATCATGCCGGCTTCGACGAGGAACGTACCGACACCGCACATCGGGTCAGCCAGCGCGCCGCCTTCGGCAGCAATGCGCGGCCAGCCGGAACGGATCAGGATGGCTGCCGCGAGGTTTTCCTTCAGCGGCGCCGCGCCCTGCTGCAGACGGTAACCGCGCTGGTGCAGGCTGTGGCCGGAGAGGTCGAGGGAGAGAATCGCTTCACCGCGATCCAGACGCAGGTGAATGCGTAGGTCCGGGTTGAGCTTGTCGATCGACGGACGGTCGCCCTGCGGGGTGCGCAGTTTGTCGACGATGGCGTCTTTGACTTTCAGGGCACCGAAGTGGGTGTTGTCGATGCCGGAACCGTGGCCGCTGAATTCGACGGCCAGGGTGCCGTCGCTGAGCATGTGATCCTGCCACTCGATGTCGAGCACACCGTGGTAGAGGTCTTCAGCGTCTTTCATCGGGAAACGCTTGAGCACCAGTAATACGCGGTTGGCCAGACGCGACCAGAGGCACAGGCGATAAGCGGTTTCCATGGTCGCCATGCCACGCACGGCGGAAGTGTGCTCGCGCGCTTCTTCAAGGCCAAGCCCGACGGCTTCCTCGATGAGCAGGCCTTCAAGGCCTTTAGGGCAAGTGAGGAAGAGTTCGAAACGGTCGGACATGGTATTTCCAGAGCCTTTGGCTAGTGAATCGGCAACGCATTGCCGATCCGGTTTTCAATCAGGCGCTTTTCTAAAAGAACGCCCGCGTGGCACGAAGGTGTGCCGTTCCATCCCCGCTGCTCGGGTTAAAAGAGCTTAGATGCCGGGACAGATAAAAAAGTTGGTGAAACAAAAAGTCTTAAAGCGACCCTTCGTCGCTTTATACCCCAGCGCAAACGTGGGTCATTCTCACTAAAGAATTAACCCCATCATCCAGCGCGGGGCCGATCATACCGGGGTTTGCTGAAAAACCGTGCATGAAACCCGTCGTTACTTATGGCTGTAGCACTAATTTCGTTACGTCCTTATGACAAAACGATCATTCCCTCGGTGTGACTCATTGGTTAGAACTGAACACAGGTTGACGTCGCAACGGCGTCAACACCTTGGCTCGCCACGCCGGCAGCGAGCCGCACCATGGCAGGTTTCTTCTGCCAGACCTCAGTTGAGGTCAACGCGACACAAAACAGTCAACAAGTGAGGGAAACACCCTATGAGAAGACTTAAGCGTGATCCGTTGGAAAGAGCATTTTTGCGCGGATATCAATATGGCGTTGGTGGCAAATCCCGTGAGCTTTGCCCATTTACTCTACCGTCGGTACGCCAAGCCTGGATTAACGGCTGGCGAGAAGGACGTGGCGACAACTGGGACGGTATGACCGGCACTGCGGGAATCCACAGACTCAACGAACTTCACGCCGTCGGCTGACACAGGGCATTAATTCCGACACGACAATCTGAATTTGTAACGACTTACCATGCACGTCCTTCCCGGACGGCGGGCTGCGGCCCAGGGGCTCCTTCGAGGAGCCCTTTTTTATGCCTGCCACATTATCTGTGCCATACACAAAACCTGTAGGAGTGAGCCTGCTCGCGATAGCGGTCTGTCAGTCGCTGATGAAGTGACCGAAAGAAAGCTATCGCGAGCAGGCTCACTCCTACAAGGGAACAGTGGTGTCTATGGATCAGCGCAAGGCGGCGATGGCGTCTACCGATTCACGGATCAGCGCCGGGCCCTTATAGATGAAGCCGGAATAGATCTGCACCAGGCTCGCACCCGCCAGAATCTTCTCAGCCGCATGTTTGCCTTCAGTAATCCCGCCCGCCGCAATGATCGGCAAACGCCCAGCCAACTCACCCGCCAGCACCTTCACGGTATTGGTGCTCTTCTCCCGCACCGGCGCACCGGACAAACCGCCCGCCTCGTCGCCATGCTCCATGCCTTCGACACCGACACGGCTGAGTGTGGTGTTGGTAGCGATCACCGCGTCCATGCCGGTTTCGATCAGCGCCTGAGCCACCTGCGCGGTTTCTTCATCGGTCATGTCCGGCGCGATCTTGATCGCCAGCGGCACATGTTTGCCATGACGCAACGCCAGTTCAGCGCGGCGCGTGGCCAGATCCGCGAGCAACTGCTTCAGCGAATCGCCGAACTGCAGGCTGCGCAGTCCCGGGGTGTTCGGCGAACTGACGTTGACCGTCACGTAGCTGGCGTGGGCGTAGACCTTATCCAGGCAGATCAGGTAATCGTCGACCGCACGCTCGACCGGCGTATCGAAGTTCTTGCCGATGTTGATGCCCAGCACGCCTTTGTACTTAGCGGCGGCAACGCGCGCCAAAAGGTTATCGACACCGAGGTTGTTGAAGCCCATGCGGTTGATGATCGCCTCGGCTTCCGGCAGGCGGAAAATCCGTGGTTTCGGATTGCCCGGCTGCGGACGCGGGGTCACGGTGCCGATTTCGACAAAACCGAAACCCAGTTGCGCAAAGCCATCGATGGCCGCGCCGTTCTTGTCCAGACCGGCAGCCAGACCCACCGGGTTCGGGAATTCGAGGCCCATGACCGTCACCGGCTTCTTCGCCGGCGCCTTGCACAGCAAGCCGTTGAGGCCCAAACGCCCACCCGCGCCGATCAGATCCAGCGACAGATCGTGGGAGGTTTCCGGGGAAAGTTTGAACAACAGCTGACGGGCCAGGGTGTACATGGGCGGCGATGACTCGGGCGGCGAAAAGAGGCGGCGATTATAGCCGGGCATCGACCTGCGGCGCGAGGCGCACGCGCAAATCACTGGCACTGGCATATGCCTTGCACCCTCCTTGACTATCAGCGCGCAGGCCAATGACGGCAAGCGGGCAAGGACAATGGCGTCGTCCCGGGTTTTGCCTGCGCAAAGTCCGCGGCGGCGCTTTTTTTCGAGGTGGCGGTGTATGAATGAACCTTCGGTAGGGCCCCTGGCCTGGGTCAATGGCAGCGATGCCCCGGAAAAGACTGCAATCAACCTCGGTTTCATGGCGTTGAGCGACTGCGCATCGGTTGTCGTTGCCGCCACACAGGGCTTTGCCCAACCTTACGGACTAACGCTGAACCTGAAGCGCCAGGCCTCTTGGGCGAATCTGCGCGACAATCTGGTCAGCGGCGAACTCGACGCTGCACACAGTCTTTATGGGCTGATTTACGCGGTGCATCTGGGCATCGGCGGCGTTGCTCCGACCGATATGGCTGTGCTGATGGGCCTGAACCAGAACGGCCAGAGCCTCAACCTCTCTCACGGTCTGCAGAACCTTGGCGTGAGCAGTCCTGAAGCACTGGACCGCCACGTGCACCAAAGCCGCGCAAAACTCACCTTCGCGCAGACCTTCCCCACGGGCACGCACGCGATGTGGCTTTATTACTGGCTGGCAAGTCAGGGCATTCATCCGTTGCAGGATGTCGACAGTGTGGTGGTGCCGCCGCCGCAAATGGTCGCGCATCTGCAAGCCGGGCGCATCGACGGTTTTTGTGTCGGCGAGCCTTGGGCCGCGAGCGCGGTGCAGCAGAATCTCGGGTTTACCTTGGCGACCAGTCAGACCATCTGGCCCGATCACCCGGAAAAAGTCCTTGGCTGCACTCGTGAATTTGTCGAGCAATACCCGAACACGGCGCGGGCGCTGGTGATGGCGATCCTTGAAGCCAGCCGCTTTATCGAAGAGAGCCCGGAAAATCGTCGCAGCACCGCGCAATTGCTCAGCGCGCCGGAGTATCTGGACGCGCCGCTTGCGTGCATCGAACCGCGTTTTCTCGGTGACTATGCCGATGGCCTCGGCAATCGTTGGCAGGATCCTCATGCGCTGCGCTTCCACGGCAACGGCGAGGTGAATCTGCCGTATCTGTCGGACGGCATGTGGTTCATGACCCAGTTCCGCCGCTGGGGCCTGCTGCGTGAGGATCCGGATTACCTCGGCGTCGCCCGGCAGGTCCAGCGACTGGATATCTACCGCGATGCGGCAACCGCTGTCGGCGTGGCAGCGTGGGGCACCGACATGCGCAGCAGCCAGTTGCTCGACGGCAAAGTCTGGGACGGCAGCGACCCGGCCGGCTACGCGCGCAGTTTCAAGTTGCACGCGTTGAACGACGACGCCCCCCTTCTCGCCCGCCGCTGACAGGAGACCGCGAACATGTTGCGCATTCTGTTGATCAACGACACAGCGAAAAAAGTCGGGCGCCTGAAAGCCGCGCTGATTGAAGCCGGTTTCGAAGTCATCGATGAATCCGGTCTGACCATCGACCTGCCCGCGCGCGTCGAAACGGTGCGCCCGGACGTGATCCTGATCGATACCGAGTCACCGAGCCGCGATGTCATGGAGCAAGTCGTGCTGGTCAGCCGCGACCAGCCTCGGCCGATCGTGATGTTTACCGACGAACATGATCCGGGGGTGATGCGCCAGGCGATCAAGTCCGGGGTCAGTGCGTACATCGTAGAGGGCATTCACGCCCAGCGTCTGCAGCCGATTCTCGATGTGGCGATGGCGCGATTCGAGAGTGATCAGGCGTTGCGTGCGCAGTTGCAGGCGCGAGACCTGCAATTGGCTGAGCGCAAGCGTATTGAGCTGGCCAAGGGGTTATTGATGAAGATGAAGGATTGCAATGAGGAAGAGGCTTATACCTTGATGCGGCGCCAGGCGATGAGCCGGCAGCAGAAGCTGATTCAGGTGGCGGAGCAGATTATTGCCATGAGTGAGCTGCTGGGCTGAGGTGTTCTCACCGCTGAAGAGCCCCTCACCCTAGCCCTCTCCCCGAGGGAGAGGGGACCGACCGGGGGATGCTCGGGAAATACGCCGACCTGCAATTTCTGCTGTGAATCCATAATCGACTCGGTTTCTCAGGTCGATGTTTGGCGCAAGACACCTCGGTCAGTCCCCTCTCCCTCCGGGAGAGGGCTAGGGTGAGGGGCTTTTGATTTTCCGGCTGTTGGCACAAATCTCGCTAGGTAAAACGCACAGGTAACCAACGGCGGTTGCCCCACCCACGACAAAGACGTCGCTCACCCGTTCGCCCAACCGGCGCATCAGGTAGCGGCGTTTTTGCGTTTTGGCCCCACAGCTCGGGGCCGGTGGTGCGGCCGTAGCGGCGCCCCACTTGCTGTTGCATGACTCCTTTCGAGACTCTTTTCAGCTGAGGTGCGCGATGAATTCAAGCTTCTGGAAATCCGGCCACACCCCGACATTGTTCGCGGCCTTCCTCTATTTCGACCTGAGCTTCATGGTCTGGTACCTGCTCGGCCCGTTGGCGGTGCAAATCGCCGCCGACCTGCACCTGACCACGCAACAACGTGGCCTCGTCGTCGCCACGCCGATCCTTGCTGGCGCGGTGCTGCGTTTCATCATGGGCATGCTCGCCGATCGACTGTCGCCGAAAACCGCCGGGCTGATCGGCCAGGTCATTGTCATCTGCGCACTGTTCGGTGCCTGGAAAATCGGCATTCATAGCTACGAGCAGGCGCTGATCCTCGGCCTGTTCCTCGGCATGGCCGGCGCGTCGTTTGCTGTTGCGCTGCCGCTGGCTTCGCAGTGGTACCCGCCACAGCATCAGGGCAAAGCCATGGGCATTGCCGGTGCGGGCAACTCCGGCACCGTGTTCGCCGCGCTGCTGGCACCGGTGCTCGCCGCCGCATTTGGCTGGAGCAACGTTTTCGGTTTCGCCCTGATTCCATTGATCCTGACACTGGTGCTGTTTGCCTGGCTGGCCAAAAATGCGCCGCAGCGGCCGAAAGCCAAAGCCATGGCCGACTACTTCAAAGCCTTGGGCGACCGTGACAGTTGGTGGTTCATGTTTTTCTACAGCGTGACCTTCGGCGGCTTCATCGGTCTGGCCAGCGCCCTGCCCGGCTACTTCAACGATCAGTACGGCTTGAGCCCGGTGACCGCTGGTTACTACACCGCCGCCTGCGTGTTCGGCGGCAGTCTGATGCGGCCATTGGGTGGCGCCCTGGCTGACCGTTTCGGTGGCATCCGCACCTTGCTGGCGATGTACACCGTCGCTGCCGTCTGCATAGCGGCCGTCGGCTTCAATCTGCCAAGTTCCTACGCGGCGCTGGCACTTTTCGTCTGCACCATGCTCGGCTTAGGCGCAGGCAACGGCGCGGTGTTCCAACTGGTGCCGCAGCGTTTTCGTCTGGAGATCGGTGTCATGACCGGGCTGATCGGCATGGCCGGCGGCATCGGCGGCTTTGCCTTGGCCGCCGGCATGGGCGCGATCAAACAGAGCACCGGCAGCTATCAACTGGCCCTGTGGTTGTTCGCCAGCCTCGGCGTGTTGGCGTGGTTTGGTCTGCACGGCGTCAAGCGTCGCTGGAGAACCACTTGGGGTTCGGCGGCGGTGACGGCGGCGCGGGTCTGAAGCGTCGATGGCCCTGCAACTGAGTTTTGCCGAAGCCAGCGCCACCGGCCCGCGCGCGGAAAATCAGGACGCTTTGCGCCTGGTCACGCCCGCTCCGGCGTTGGCGGCGAGCAAAGGTTTTCTGTTCGCCATCGCCGACGGCGTCAGCCAGTGTGCCGATGGCGGACTGGCTGCGCGTTCGACCTTGCAGGCCTTGGCGCTCGACTATTACGCCACGCCGGAAACCTGGAGCGTGGCCCAGGCACTGGATCGCCTGCTGCTCGCACAAAACCGCTGGTTGCAGGCCAATGGCGGTGGTCAGCCGTTGCTCACCACGGTCAGTGCCTTGGTCATGCGCGGTCGGCGCTTTACCCTCGCCCACGTCGGCGATTGCCGGGTGTATCGCTGGCACCGCGAAAGTTTGCAGCGGATCTCTGAAGATCACGTTTGGGAACAGCAAGGCATGCAGCATGTGCTCAAGCGTGCGCTGGGGCTGGATCAGCATCTGGTGCTGGACTTCCTTGACGGTGAACTGCGCGACGGCGAGTGCTTTGTTTTGCTCAGTGACGGTGTCTGGTCGACACTCGGCGATACCGCCATTGCGGCGATTCTGCGTGATCAGCCAGATTTGCACAGCGCCGCGCAGACGCTGGTCAACGCCGCGCATCTGGCGGGGAGCCAGGACAATGCCAGTGCTTTGCTGGTGCGGGTGGATGCATTGGGTGAGGCCAGTATCGGCGATGCGCTGATTCATCTGCAGCAATGGCCACTGCCTCCAGCGCTGAAATCCGGGCAGCACTTTGAAGGCTGGCAGGTGCAAGAGATTGTTGCTCAGAGTCAGCAATCGCTGCTTTATCGAGTGCTGGATGGTCAGGGTCAGAGGTGGTTGCTGAAAACCCTGCCCACGCGCTCCGCTGATGATTCCTACGCCGGGCAAGCGCTGTTGTCCGAAGAATGGTTCCTGAAACGTGTGGCCGGACGGCATTTTCCTGAAGTCCATGCGTGCAGCCAGCGTCAGCATTTGTACTACGTGATGCGCGAATACTCCGGGACGACGCTGGCGCAGATTTTTCAACAAAATGGGCCTTTACCCTTGGCGCAATGGCAGGACATCGCCGAGCGCCTGTTGCGCTCGGTCGGGCTGTTGCATCGGCGGCAGATTCTGCACCGGGACATCAAACCGGAAAATCTGCACGTGGGTGACGATGGCGAATTGCGTCTGCTGGATTTTGGCCTGGCGTATTGTCCGGGATTGTCCGAAGACGCGCCGTCAACGTTGCCGGGAACGCCCAGCTACATCGCCCCGGAAGCGTTTCGCGGGGATCCGCCGAGTGCGCAACAGGATTTGTATGCAGTCGGCGTGACCCTGTACTTCCAGCTCACCGGGCATTATCCCTATGGCGAGATCGAAGCATTTCAGCGGCCGCGATTTGCTGTGGCGGTAAGCGCCAGTCGCTATCGGCCGGATCTGCCGGAATGGCTGGCGCAGAGTCTGGAGCGTGGGGTGGCGGCTGATCCGCAACAACGGTTTGAAACGGCTGAGGAATGGTTGTTGGTGTTGGAACAGGGCGAGCGGCGCAGTTTGGGTGTGCGGCCCAGACCATTATTGGAGCGTGAGCCGTTGAAGGTCTGGCGGACGATGGCGTTGGTGGCTCTGTTGGGAAATCTGGTGCTGCTGATTTTGTTGTTTCATCACTGACACCGCGTCGCGGCCATCGCGAGCAGGCTCACTCCTACAATTTGAAATGCGTTCCCCTGTAGGAGTGAGCCTGCTCGCGATGACGTCAGCCCAATCACCACAAATCCATCTACCTGAGCGCCCCACGAACGAGCAACCCGCCTCGATTCAGTGCAAAAATCACCCTCAAAAACTGCTAAACCCCAATAAACACGCCATTCCCCTACTTGGCACAACCACTGCATTACCTCTCCCAACACACACATAAAGCCCAACCTTCAACGACGAAGGCTGCGCTTCCCGAGAGAACGGGACCAGGACAAAGGCGTCCTCGCTAGGCAACTAGCGGGACGCCTTTTTTTGTTTGCGCAAAATTTCTCGAGCAAGGCCTGACTGCCCACAAGAGGCCAGCCGCAGCTCCCCGGAGAACCTGATGAAAAAACTCAAACTGGTGATGATCGGCAATGGCATGGCCGGGGTCCGCACCCTCGAAGAACTGCTCAAGCTGAGCAACGAGCTGTACGACATCACGGTCTTCGGCGCCGAACCGCACACCAACTACAACCGCATCCTGCTGTCACCGGTGCTGGCCGGTGAGCAGACCTTCGAGGAGATCGTGCTCAACGACCTCGACTGGTACCTGGAAAACAACATCAAGTTGCTGCTCAACCGCAAAGTGGTGGAGATCGACCGGGTCAAACGCCGGGTGATCGCCGAGGACGGCACCGAAGCCGAATACGATCGCCTGCTGATCGCCACCGGTTCGACGCCGTTTATTCTGCCGATCCCCGGCAACACCTTGCACGGGGTGATCGGTTACCGCGACATCGCCGACACTCAAGCGATGATCGACACCGCCAAAACCCACAAACACGCGGTGGTCATCGGTGGCGGTCTGCTCGGTCTCGAAGCCGCCAATGGCCTGATGCTGCGCGGCATGCACGTCACCGTGGTGCATATCGGCGAATGGTTGCTGGAACGGCAACTGGATAAAACCAGCGGTCAACTGCTGCAAACTGCCCTCGAATCCCGTGGTTTGCACTTCCGTCTGTGCGAACAGACCCAAGCCCTGCACGACGCTGGCAATGGCCGGGTCGGCTCGGTGCAATTCAAGAACGGCGAGATCATCCCCGCCGATCTGGTGGTGATGGCGGCCGGCATTCGCCCCAACACCGAACTGGCGGAAAAGGCCGGCATCCCGTGCAATCGCGGGATTCTGGTCAATGACACCCTGCAAACCTACGATCCGCGTATTTATGCGATCGGCGAGTGCGCCAGCCATCGCGGGATTGCCTACGGTCTGGTCGCGCCGCTGTTCGAACAGGCCAAGGTTTGCGCCAACCACCTCGCACAATTGGGCTTCGCCCGTTATCAGGGTTCGGTGACCTCGACCAAACTCAAAGTCACCGGCATCGACCTGTTTTCCGCTGGCGAC contains these protein-coding regions:
- the rlmKL gene encoding bifunctional 23S rRNA (guanine(2069)-N(7))-methyltransferase RlmK/23S rRNA (guanine(2445)-N(2))-methyltransferase RlmL, with product MSDRFELFLTCPKGLEGLLIEEAVGLGLEEAREHTSAVRGMATMETAYRLCLWSRLANRVLLVLKRFPMKDAEDLYHGVLDIEWQDHMLSDGTLAVEFSGHGSGIDNTHFGALKVKDAIVDKLRTPQGDRPSIDKLNPDLRIHLRLDRGEAILSLDLSGHSLHQRGYRLQQGAAPLKENLAAAILIRSGWPRIAAEGGALADPMCGVGTFLVEAGMIAADMAPNLRREQWGFTAWLGHVPALWKKLHEEAVERAAAGLAKPPLWIRGYEADPRLIQPGRNNVERAGLSEWIKIYQGEVATFEPRPDQNQKGLVICNPPYGERLGDEASLLYLYQNLGERLRQACLNWEAAVFTGAPDLGKRMGIRSHKQYSFWNGALPCKLLLIKVLPDQFVTGERRTPEQRQAEREQAAYDQTPDEPQERKFNKNGNPIKPTPAPAPVIEQPRLSEGGQMFANRLQKNLKAMGKWVKREGIDCYRVYDADMPEYAMAIDLYHDWVHVQEYAAPKSIDPEKASARMFDALAAIPQALNVDKSRVVVKRRERQSGTKQYERQAAQGKFNEVSEGGVKLLVNLTDYLDTGLFLDHRPMRMRIQKEAAGKRFLNLFCYTATASVHAAKGGARSTTSVDLSKTYLDWARRNLSLNGYSDKNRLEQGDVMAWLESSRDEYDLIFIDPPTFSNSKRMEGIFDVQRDQVQLIDLAMARLATGGVLYFSNNFRKFQLEENLAERYAVEEISAQTIDPDFARNTKIHRAWKITAR
- a CDS encoding ribosome modulation factor; translation: MRRLKRDPLERAFLRGYQYGVGGKSRELCPFTLPSVRQAWINGWREGRGDNWDGMTGTAGIHRLNELHAVG
- a CDS encoding quinone-dependent dihydroorotate dehydrogenase, with protein sequence MYTLARQLLFKLSPETSHDLSLDLIGAGGRLGLNGLLCKAPAKKPVTVMGLEFPNPVGLAAGLDKNGAAIDGFAQLGFGFVEIGTVTPRPQPGNPKPRIFRLPEAEAIINRMGFNNLGVDNLLARVAAAKYKGVLGINIGKNFDTPVERAVDDYLICLDKVYAHASYVTVNVSSPNTPGLRSLQFGDSLKQLLADLATRRAELALRHGKHVPLAIKIAPDMTDEETAQVAQALIETGMDAVIATNTTLSRVGVEGMEHGDEAGGLSGAPVREKSTNTVKVLAGELAGRLPIIAAGGITEGKHAAEKILAGASLVQIYSGFIYKGPALIRESVDAIAALR
- a CDS encoding CmpA/NrtA family ABC transporter substrate-binding protein; the encoded protein is MNEPSVGPLAWVNGSDAPEKTAINLGFMALSDCASVVVAATQGFAQPYGLTLNLKRQASWANLRDNLVSGELDAAHSLYGLIYAVHLGIGGVAPTDMAVLMGLNQNGQSLNLSHGLQNLGVSSPEALDRHVHQSRAKLTFAQTFPTGTHAMWLYYWLASQGIHPLQDVDSVVVPPPQMVAHLQAGRIDGFCVGEPWAASAVQQNLGFTLATSQTIWPDHPEKVLGCTREFVEQYPNTARALVMAILEASRFIEESPENRRSTAQLLSAPEYLDAPLACIEPRFLGDYADGLGNRWQDPHALRFHGNGEVNLPYLSDGMWFMTQFRRWGLLREDPDYLGVARQVQRLDIYRDAATAVGVAAWGTDMRSSQLLDGKVWDGSDPAGYARSFKLHALNDDAPLLARR
- a CDS encoding ANTAR domain-containing protein, which produces MLRILLINDTAKKVGRLKAALIEAGFEVIDESGLTIDLPARVETVRPDVILIDTESPSRDVMEQVVLVSRDQPRPIVMFTDEHDPGVMRQAIKSGVSAYIVEGIHAQRLQPILDVAMARFESDQALRAQLQARDLQLAERKRIELAKGLLMKMKDCNEEEAYTLMRRQAMSRQQKLIQVAEQIIAMSELLG
- a CDS encoding nitrate/nitrite transporter gives rise to the protein MNSSFWKSGHTPTLFAAFLYFDLSFMVWYLLGPLAVQIAADLHLTTQQRGLVVATPILAGAVLRFIMGMLADRLSPKTAGLIGQVIVICALFGAWKIGIHSYEQALILGLFLGMAGASFAVALPLASQWYPPQHQGKAMGIAGAGNSGTVFAALLAPVLAAAFGWSNVFGFALIPLILTLVLFAWLAKNAPQRPKAKAMADYFKALGDRDSWWFMFFYSVTFGGFIGLASALPGYFNDQYGLSPVTAGYYTAACVFGGSLMRPLGGALADRFGGIRTLLAMYTVAAVCIAAVGFNLPSSYAALALFVCTMLGLGAGNGAVFQLVPQRFRLEIGVMTGLIGMAGGIGGFALAAGMGAIKQSTGSYQLALWLFASLGVLAWFGLHGVKRRWRTTWGSAAVTAARV
- a CDS encoding bifunctional protein-serine/threonine kinase/phosphatase — translated: MALQLSFAEASATGPRAENQDALRLVTPAPALAASKGFLFAIADGVSQCADGGLAARSTLQALALDYYATPETWSVAQALDRLLLAQNRWLQANGGGQPLLTTVSALVMRGRRFTLAHVGDCRVYRWHRESLQRISEDHVWEQQGMQHVLKRALGLDQHLVLDFLDGELRDGECFVLLSDGVWSTLGDTAIAAILRDQPDLHSAAQTLVNAAHLAGSQDNASALLVRVDALGEASIGDALIHLQQWPLPPALKSGQHFEGWQVQEIVAQSQQSLLYRVLDGQGQRWLLKTLPTRSADDSYAGQALLSEEWFLKRVAGRHFPEVHACSQRQHLYYVMREYSGTTLAQIFQQNGPLPLAQWQDIAERLLRSVGLLHRRQILHRDIKPENLHVGDDGELRLLDFGLAYCPGLSEDAPSTLPGTPSYIAPEAFRGDPPSAQQDLYAVGVTLYFQLTGHYPYGEIEAFQRPRFAVAVSASRYRPDLPEWLAQSLERGVAADPQQRFETAEEWLLVLEQGERRSLGVRPRPLLEREPLKVWRTMALVALLGNLVLLILLFHH